DNA sequence from the Acidobacteriota bacterium genome:
GTGCGTACGAGCGGGCGAACCGAACCGCATAATCGCATGATAGAGGATGGACCGAAAAAGTACGGCTATCTAGTGATCAAGCTCGATCCCGCAACTGTTAAAGAAAAGATACTGCCTGATCTGACGACAAAGTATTTTGGCGACGGCGAATTTAAGACTGCTGTGCGTGACAATGCCGGAGATGCTGTATTCCAGGCGGTTAGCGGCGAGACAAGCGATGCCAAGGCCGCCCTGCTGAATCTCGCGCCGGATAATTTTATGTTTTTCGGCAACCGCGAGCTGATGACGTCAATCAAGCGTGACACGGGAGAGCTGGCGGAAAAGAAACCTGGCGTGGTATTAAATTCCAGGATCGAGACCCACAGCTTTAACCGGATTGAGACCAAAAATGGTGAGCCGGGCAGCATGACGATCGAGATCAAAAAAGATCCGAAGCCGCGAACTACTGTTTTCACCGCGACAACCACCGGGAATCTGGAACCGGGGCCGTGGACGCTTTTAGTTCAGCATTCAACGGGCTCGCTTGAGACTTTTTTGACCACAACGCTGCGTCGAAATCTCGCGATCGGTTTTGGCATTTTGTTTCTGCTTGCGGCGGCGATCGCAGCAGTCGTTTTTTCGGCCCAGCGTGTTCGGATGCTCGCCCAGCGGCAGGTCGATTTTGTTTCGAGCGTGTCGCACGAATTTCGTACGCCTCTCGCAGTTATTTACTCGGCCGGCGAGAATCTCGCCGATGGCGTAGCCAAAGAAGACGGGCAGGTCTTGCGCTACGGCAATCTGATCAAAGGCGAAGGCCGAAAGCTGTCGGCGATGGTCGAGCAGATATTAGATTTTGCCGGAGCAAATTCCGGACGTAAGAAATATAATTTTGCTGAAACGCCTGTTGCATCGATCGTGGAAAATGCGCTGCTCGAATGTGGTCCGCTTATCGAAGAGAAAGGGGTCGATGTTGAAACGAAAATATCGCCGAGATTGCCGCTGATCATAGCTGACGGCTATGCCGTCAGCCAGGCAATACAGAACCTGATCGTGAATTCGATCAAATACGGCAATGGCGACAAACGGGTTCGCGTTACCGCATCAAACGGCGGCGGGAAGGTAAAGATCTCTGTCGAAGACCACGGCATCGGCGTTTCTAAAGGCGATCTGAAACAGATATTTGAGCCGTTTTATCGCTCTAAAGACGTGGTCGATGCGCAGATCCACGGGAATGGCTTAGGTCTTTCGCTGGTCAAGCAGATCGCCGAGGCACACGGCGGACGAGTGTATGCCGAAAGTGAGCTTGGCCGTGGAAGTAAGTTCACTATCGAACTGCCGCAAACCGAAAATTAGCCACAGAGATCACAGAGACAAATAAGGGTTAAAGAACCTCATTTTCCTCTGTGAACTCTGTGGCAAAATCTCTATGAAAATCCTCCTAGTCGAAGATGAAGAAGGCCTGATACTTACGCTGACCGACCGTTTGCACAGCGAGGGTTTTGAAGTAACTTCGGCGAATGACGGGAAGAAGGGATTTGACGCCGCTCTTGCTGGGAAGTTCGACCTTGTAATTCTCGACGTAATGCTCCCCAAAAAGAACGGCTACGACATCTGCCGCGACCTCCGACAAAAGGGAATTAGCACACCGATACTGATGCTTACCGCCAAGGGCGAAACGATCGACAAGGTTCTCGGGTTAAAACTTGGGGCGGACGATTATCTGACAAAGCCCTTTGAAGTGATCGAGCTTTTAGCTCGTGTCGAGGCTTTGCTGCGTCGTTCGCCGAATAATAATGAGGCTGTGCCGAATGGGGAATTTAAGTTCGGTGAGATCGGCGTAGATTTCAAGCGGGCTGAGGTTACAAAGGGTGGTCAGCCGGTGGATCTTTCAGCGATGGAATTCAGACTGCTGCAGTTTTTTATCGAGAATCGCGGGTCGGTTCATTCTCGAGATGATCTTTTAGATGCGGTTTGGGGTTATGATGCGATGCCGACGACGCGGACGGTTGACGTTCACGTGGCTTGGCTGCGACAGAAACTCGAAGAGAACCCGCGGCATCCGCAGTTCATTCAGACAGTGCATGGCTTTGGATATAAGTTTACTGTTTGAGTAGTGTAAGTCAGAACCGCCTGCGTGCGCGGGGGGGAACTAACTTGCATCGATTGAGCTTTATCTTCGCCGAAAGCCATCCGCCCGCTTACGCAGGCGGTCCTGACCCTTACGTCACATGCGGGATTACATACAGCACAACCGCGGCGTAATGAATGATGCTTCCAAGCAGGATGAATACGTGAAAGATCGCGTGGTGGTGCTTGATGCTCGTCCAAGGGAAGAAGATCACGCCGAGAGTATACGCTATGCCGCCTGCGACCGTTAAGATCACTGCGTTTAGTCCAAGAGTAGCTAAGAGCGGCTGTACGGCGAAAACGCCGAGCCAGCCCATCAGCACGTACGAGATCACGTTAATGGCAGCAAAACGATCGCGAATTACGAGCTTTACCAATATTCCTACGATCGCAAATGCCCAAATTCCGAACATCAGCTCGCGTCCCCAGGTCGAACCCGCGATGACCAGTCCAAACGGCGTGTAACTGCCTGCGATGAGGAGATAAATACAGCAGTGGTCGACGACCTGGAGATTCTTCTTCAGCCGCGGTGAGGTGGTGCTGTGATAAAAGGTCGAAGCGGCATAGAGCACGACGAGCGACAGCCCGTAGACAGTGCAGCTCACGATCGACCAGAAATCTCCGCGAAAACTCGCAAGGATCACAAGTGCCGCAAAACCTATGACGCTTAGCAACAAACCAAATCCGTGCGTGATCGTGTTCGCGAGTTCCTCGATCGACAAAGCACCCAGTTTTTCCTTAATCACAGCTGTCATGTGAACCATAATATCAAATTATGGTTCGGTAAATTGTAACGTTTTTGTGTTTTCTTTTGGTCGTCTAGAACTGGGAATCCGAGTTCGAACGGAGCCGCCTGGCGACGCCGGTGGCGTAGGCAGCTTCCTCGACCTTTGCTGCGACCGCTTCACCGACACGGCGGTCGAAGACCGATGGGATGATGTAATCCGGATGCAGCTCGTCCGGGCCGATGATCCCGGCAATGGCCGTTGCGGCGGCGATCTTCATTTCTTCATTTATCTTCGAAGCACGGCAATTCAGAGCACCGCGAAAAATACCGGGAAAGCAAAGAACGTTATTGATCTGGTTTGGATAGTCTGAACGTCCGGTAGCCATGACGGCGACAAGCCCATTGGCGTCCTCGGGCATGATTTCCGGCGTCGGGTTTGCCATCGCAAAAACGATCGGGTCTTTTGCCATGTTCTTGAGATCATTCTCATCGATCACGCCCGGAGCCGAGAGGCCGAAGAAAACGTCCGCACCTTTAATGACGTCATGGATCGTGCCCTGTTCGGCATTTGGATTCGTGTTGCGGGCGTACCAGTCCTTCACCCAATTCATGTTCTCTTTACGGCCTGGATAGATGGCTCCGGTTGTGTCGCAGCCGATGATGTTCTTAACACCCGCTGCCATCACGATCTTCGAACACGCGACCCCCGCAGCACCGATACCGTTGACGACAACCTTAACATCCTCCATTTTCTTACCGACGATCTTGAGGGCATTCATGAGAGCGGCGAGTACGACGACCGCGGTTCCGTGCTGGTCGTCATGAAAAACCGGTATGTCAAGCTCTTCCTTCAAGCGGTCTTCGATCTCGAAACAACGCGGTGCGGAAATATCTTCCAGATTAATCCCGCCGAACGCGACCGAAATATTCTTTATCGTTTCGATTATCTCGTGCGGGTCCTTTGTGTTCAGGCAGATCGGGAATGCGTCGACATTGCCGAACTCCTTGAACAGCTGACATTTGCCTTCCATTACAGGCATCGCGGCGGCCGGGCCGATATCGCCAAGGCCCAGAACTGCCGTTCCATCAGATATGACCGCAACTGTATTTTTCTTGATCGTGAGGTTATATACCTTTTCCGGGTCCTTTGCTATCGCTTCACAAACGCGGGCAACGCCGGGCGTGTACGCCATAGAGAGATCCGACCGCGTCTTAAGCTGCATTTTTGAAGCGATCTCGATCTTGCCGCCGAGGTGCATCAAAAACGTCCGGTCCGAGACGTTCACAACATCAACTCCGTCTATATCCCGGACAGACGCGACTATTTCCTGATCGTGCGATTCGCTGGCAGCATTAACCGTAATGTCGCGTATAAGGTAGTCCTTGCCTACGCTGACGATGTCAATACCTTCGATATCGCCGCCGGCCTTGCCGATCGCTGTGGTGATCTGGCCGAGTTTGCCGGGTTGATTTTGAATTCTGACTCTGAGGGTAAGCGAGTAACTGGCGTTAGGTGTTGGTTTATGATTCATACAAATACAAAAGCCCGCACGTAGACGAGCTTCGACGCGAAATAAAAAGTATGCCGAAAAAGGTTCTTTAGGGCAAATACGACGAGCGCCCAACTTCCTGGCTGCTCAGATCATAGGCCTGATCAGCCCACGATAGATGCCGACAATACGCATGTCGTGAGCGGAGAGAATGATCGGCTTTATCTCGTTATTTGTCGCACGGAGTTCGACCTCTGAACTGGCCCGATAGTATCTTCGCAAAACGATCGTCTCATCGTTTAGCAGCGCTACCACAGGCTGTCCGCTTCGCGCGTAATCCCGTAGTTCGATGAGAATAATATCGTCAATATCTATCTCCGGGGCCATAGAGGAATCGGTTATTCTGAATGCTCGGACGTCTTCAGGATCGTAATCTCCGATCATAAACGAAGGGAGCATGAGCGGCGACTGGCTCTGAGTGCCATTCGAACCACCTTCGGGGATATCCAGCCAGGCTATAGAAACCGTGGTTCCCCTTTCCTTTATTTCCAGCGAGAAGTGTCGGTTTTCCCGCCGCCGTTGGAGCAATCCCTGAGACTCAAGGTCCTGAACGATCCGGGCAATACCCGACCGAGATCTAAGGCCAAGGCTATTCGCAATGCTCTGATACGAAGGCCGGAAGCCGTTCGTTTCCAGGTAGCGCGTAATGATATTTAGTACCTCACGCTGGCGCTTGGTCTGTGCGGGCATGAGAGTAGTTTAAGGTCCAACCGTCCAACTTCAAAGTACCGTATGAGCGAACTTTGAGCCTTGGCCCCTAATGTTTGAACCGATGACCACGAGATTTGCTATAATTACCCTTGTTACGGAGGTTTACGCTCTATCAGTGATGTTCACGGGTTTACCCGAGGTCTTAAACATAATCAGCTTCGCCGGATCGAAAAACTGGGCACACGGCGTGTCGCGGCGGACACTATAGTTTCGCCGGAACTCGCTCGCCAGATGTCCGAGATCTCGCATGAGACCGGAAGGCAGATCGGTGTTCTGATCAACCGTAAAGGCCAGATCGACTACGTAATGGTCGGTACGGCAAAGTCTATCGAGCTGCCGGATTTTGGCCGAGCCCGTGTTTCCGAAGACCGTTTTCGCGGCCTGCGGTGTGTTCACACGCACCTTTCAGGTGAAAAGCTGACGCAGGACGACCTTACCGATCTCGCGCTACTTCGGCTTGACCTGATGTCAGCTATTCAGGTCGATCGGAAAGATGGGCTACCCGGCATGGTCTATTCCGCCCATCTCGTCCCGACAAACGCTGAGAGCCTCGAGGCAGAAGCTCAGTCGTTACCTTACGAGTTTCTTGAGCCAAATATCCCATCGCAGCTCGACACCGATTTCACTTCGCTGATCAACTCACTCGAAGACGAAATGGCGCGTATTCGTCTCACCGGCCGCAACCGCCAGACTGGGCGCGATCGCGCGATCCTGGTAGGCGTAACCACCGGAGATTCGGACGAAGCCGCTGAGTCGATCGCCGAACTAAAAGAACTCGCGATGTCGGCCGATGTCGTCATCCTTGACACCATTATCCAAAAACGCCCGCAGATCGATCCGAAAACCGTGCTTGGGAAAGGTAAACTCGAAGACCTGCTGGTTCGTTCGATGCGTTTAGGAGCGGATATTCTTGTTTTTGACACCGAACTTTCGCCCGCACAGGTTCGCTCCTTGAGCGATGCTACGGAGCTGAAGGTCATCGACCGTCCGCAGTTGATCCTCGATATTTTTGCCCAGCGTGCACAGAGCAGCGAAGGTAAACTGCAGGTTGAGCTTGCTCAGCTCAAATATCTTTTACCTCGATTGGTTATCGGTCAAAACTCCGCATTCTCACGTCTCGCTGGCGGTATTGGCGGACGAGGTCCCGGTGAAACAAAACTCGAGACTGATCGCCGACGTGTCCGCGACAAGATCGCGCAGCTTGAGAAGCAAGTCGACAACCTTGGCCATCAACGACAGGAACGCCGTAAGAAACGTGTTCAGAAACACCTGCCGATAATTTCGCTGGTTGGATACACTAATGCCGGCAAATCAACGCTCTTAAATTCCTTGACTCAAAGCGAAGTTTACGCTGAAAAGAAGATGTTCGCGACGCTCGATCCTACCTCGCGGCGTTTGCGCCTGCCTTACGATCAGGAAGTTATTATCAATGACACTGTGGGATTTATCCGCGATCTGCCTGAGGCTTTGGTTTCGGCATTTCGGGCAACGCTTGAGGAGATCGCGGACAGTGAACTGCTGATCCACGTCGTCGATGCCGCACATCCGCAGGTTTTGCAGCAGATCGCTTCGGTTACAAAGATCATCAACGACCTGGATTTTGGCAAGATACCGCAATTGATCGTTTTGAATAAGACCGATCTGCTCAAAAAGCAGGATATCGAAAACCTGACGCGGCAAATTTCTATTGACTTGGGAGCACCAACCGTGTCAATTTCAGCTATCAAACGCGAAACCCTGCGGCCAATGGTCGTACAGATCGCTGAGCTTTTAGGTAAATCTGAGATCGCGGTCGGGCAGTTCGGATAGAATGAGCAAAAGGATAAAAGATCTCCGATCGCCGCTTTCTAAGTGGTTTGAATGGCTGCTCGAAGTTGTGGGGCGTCCTTTTGCTTCTTTGTCTGTCGGTCAAAAGTTCTGGATCGGGTTTGCAGTTTTCTGTGTGAGCACCACATTACTGATCCATAATCCGTTATGGCGAGCCAGCGGTGAACAGCTTTATAAAGAGGGCGATATCGCTCGTGAGAGCATCATCGTTCCCGCTGATGTTATCTACACGGACATCGAAGAATCCGAAAAGCTTAAAGAAGAATCGCGGAGGGCCGTGAAGCCCATCTTTCGCTACGAATCGAACAAGGCCGAGCAGGCTGTTCAGAGATTTATTTCCTCCTGGGAAAAGCTCCAGCGTCATGGCGGCGAAGGGGTGAATTCAAAACTATCGAACTCAGACGCAAAAGCTGAAACTCATTGGACGGGCGGCGGCGGACCAGAGGTTGGCAAAACCCTTTCTTCGCGGACCTTCAGCCGTAACGAACTCGACGCAGTTCAGGGTGCATTGAAAGAGAGTGCCGAAGGCTACATCTTCGACGATTCCGAGAATCAGTATTTTCAGAACGAGGTCTTTGTATTCGACCGTTCAAAACCAAACCTACAGACGAACGTCTCAATGCCGGAGAGCAACTGGACGCCGCTATCTGCAGCCCGTGAGAAATTCAAAACGAGGCTAGCCTCGATAAGAAGCCTTTCGCCGAAGGAGGCCGACGCGTTCTACACAGCGGGCGAGATACTGGTCGAGCCTAGCGTTTCATACGACAGTGTAGCGACGGAAACAGCCCGCCAAGCGGCGTCTGACAATATCGAACCACGTACCATTTCACTCAAACGCGGCCAGAAGATCGCTGACGAAGGCGACATCGTGACCGACGCGATGCTGACGAAGATCGCTGCACTCAGAAACTACAGTGCCTCATCGCGTCAGATCAATCGCTTTGTCGGCATCCTGATCCTCGTCAGTGGACTTTTCTGGCTCG
Encoded proteins:
- a CDS encoding HAMP domain-containing histidine kinase, whose translation is MKRSWSTILLVLGLTGLLVLLGGLQYRWLSQISESDGEKARKRVQEQADRFAADFNREIQNVYFNLQTGPESWKSRDWKEFNERYDFWREKAAYPDLVTDIYFFEDKPETAPLKYYAAGKTFAVAEMTPDLRGLREKFSNDKTFKPIYGDELMLVQPIHEMATKLDRVVVRTSGRTEPHNRMIEDGPKKYGYLVIKLDPATVKEKILPDLTTKYFGDGEFKTAVRDNAGDAVFQAVSGETSDAKAALLNLAPDNFMFFGNRELMTSIKRDTGELAEKKPGVVLNSRIETHSFNRIETKNGEPGSMTIEIKKDPKPRTTVFTATTTGNLEPGPWTLLVQHSTGSLETFLTTTLRRNLAIGFGILFLLAAAIAAVVFSAQRVRMLAQRQVDFVSSVSHEFRTPLAVIYSAGENLADGVAKEDGQVLRYGNLIKGEGRKLSAMVEQILDFAGANSGRKKYNFAETPVASIVENALLECGPLIEEKGVDVETKISPRLPLIIADGYAVSQAIQNLIVNSIKYGNGDKRVRVTASNGGGKVKISVEDHGIGVSKGDLKQIFEPFYRSKDVVDAQIHGNGLGLSLVKQIAEAHGGRVYAESELGRGSKFTIELPQTEN
- a CDS encoding NAD-dependent malic enzyme, whose protein sequence is MNHKPTPNASYSLTLRVRIQNQPGKLGQITTAIGKAGGDIEGIDIVSVGKDYLIRDITVNAASESHDQEIVASVRDIDGVDVVNVSDRTFLMHLGGKIEIASKMQLKTRSDLSMAYTPGVARVCEAIAKDPEKVYNLTIKKNTVAVISDGTAVLGLGDIGPAAAMPVMEGKCQLFKEFGNVDAFPICLNTKDPHEIIETIKNISVAFGGINLEDISAPRCFEIEDRLKEELDIPVFHDDQHGTAVVVLAALMNALKIVGKKMEDVKVVVNGIGAAGVACSKIVMAAGVKNIIGCDTTGAIYPGRKENMNWVKDWYARNTNPNAEQGTIHDVIKGADVFFGLSAPGVIDENDLKNMAKDPIVFAMANPTPEIMPEDANGLVAVMATGRSDYPNQINNVLCFPGIFRGALNCRASKINEEMKIAAATAIAGIIGPDELHPDYIIPSVFDRRVGEAVAAKVEEAAYATGVARRLRSNSDSQF
- the hflX gene encoding GTPase HflX; this translates as MSDVHGFTRGLKHNQLRRIEKLGTRRVAADTIVSPELARQMSEISHETGRQIGVLINRKGQIDYVMVGTAKSIELPDFGRARVSEDRFRGLRCVHTHLSGEKLTQDDLTDLALLRLDLMSAIQVDRKDGLPGMVYSAHLVPTNAESLEAEAQSLPYEFLEPNIPSQLDTDFTSLINSLEDEMARIRLTGRNRQTGRDRAILVGVTTGDSDEAAESIAELKELAMSADVVILDTIIQKRPQIDPKTVLGKGKLEDLLVRSMRLGADILVFDTELSPAQVRSLSDATELKVIDRPQLILDIFAQRAQSSEGKLQVELAQLKYLLPRLVIGQNSAFSRLAGGIGGRGPGETKLETDRRRVRDKIAQLEKQVDNLGHQRQERRKKRVQKHLPIISLVGYTNAGKSTLLNSLTQSEVYAEKKMFATLDPTSRRLRLPYDQEVIINDTVGFIRDLPEALVSAFRATLEEIADSELLIHVVDAAHPQVLQQIASVTKIINDLDFGKIPQLIVLNKTDLLKKQDIENLTRQISIDLGAPTVSISAIKRETLRPMVVQIAELLGKSEIAVGQFG
- a CDS encoding response regulator transcription factor, with the protein product MSMKILLVEDEEGLILTLTDRLHSEGFEVTSANDGKKGFDAALAGKFDLVILDVMLPKKNGYDICRDLRQKGISTPILMLTAKGETIDKVLGLKLGADDYLTKPFEVIELLARVEALLRRSPNNNEAVPNGEFKFGEIGVDFKRAEVTKGGQPVDLSAMEFRLLQFFIENRGSVHSRDDLLDAVWGYDAMPTTRTVDVHVAWLRQKLEENPRHPQFIQTVHGFGYKFTV
- a CDS encoding hemolysin III family protein, which codes for MTAVIKEKLGALSIEELANTITHGFGLLLSVIGFAALVILASFRGDFWSIVSCTVYGLSLVVLYAASTFYHSTTSPRLKKNLQVVDHCCIYLLIAGSYTPFGLVIAGSTWGRELMFGIWAFAIVGILVKLVIRDRFAAINVISYVLMGWLGVFAVQPLLATLGLNAVILTVAGGIAYTLGVIFFPWTSIKHHHAIFHVFILLGSIIHYAAVVLYVIPHVT